The Halostella limicola genome includes the window GAGCGCCTTCTCGCGGTTTCACCCTCGTTCTCTGGTCCAGACTCTCTACTGACAACTACTTAAAGCAGTCAATAGAGGGTTGTGAATCCAGCATCAGTGGTGCCACCATGCCGTACCATCATGTGGTTCACTCGGATTATCTATTTGAAGGAACCTACACTTTTCGATTTCATGTAAGGAAAAATAATTAATAAGTTAAATAACTATAGATAATAAATATAAATAGAAATATAATACTCGACAAGGTACTAAGGATTACGGCGTACAAGAGAGCATGAAGTCATGACTAATATCTCGGAGAGATCGTGGATTGAATCTATAGCTGGCTTTGTGTTAGCTGCCTTCGTTATCACTGGAGTCATATCTATAGCATTAGTTATGTATTTCAATAATAGTATACCTAATAGTTATATAAATTTGGGGCCACTTCTTCTGGTTCTTGTAACTCTCATAAACATAGGCCTGAGTGGGTTAGGCTATTTAGAAAGTAGAAAAGAAAGAAGGCTGAATAGAGAAACTCTTTCCGAATATAGGAAAGATGGAATAATCGAACTCTTAGCGAGATCTACTAAACGATATATGGAGGGCTTCTATTCGGATCGAAGGAAGATAAACGTTGAAACTTATGAATTCCCCCTTTATGGAGAGCTGGAGGGGGTACCGATCTCTCAATTTCTCTCCGAAGATATCATAAACGATATTGAAAAGCATTATCCTGATATCAGAGATGATTTTTCAGAATATATTGACGTCAGAAGGCGATACGTGAAGCAACGGAGAACTGCCAAAGAAAAAATAAAATCTTCTATCACTGACAAATTGCCTAATCACATCAGCGAAGAATTACACAATGAAGGAGCATCTGAAAGAAGCATAATACATAATTCAGAGGATCTTGCAGAAATAGTTTTAACAGGGACTCCTCCAGAAAGCTCAACAGGGTGGGTTGAATCGTCTCTTGACCAAACCCAAGAGCCATTACTTGAGTGGCGAAAATCGGAAGAATTGGTAGACTGTTTTCGATCTCTTGATTGTGTAGCAAAAGAACTCCTAACTATAAGCGATAAGATAGAAGAAGAAATAGAAGATGTTGAAGAGGAAGTGATGAGTACCTACAATATCACGCATGCGGAGATTAAGAGCCGTGAGGAGGAATTAGGATTAGATCAGACAGAAGTAGATGTCATAACTTTATAATAAATACGAGCCCAGGCAATTTCAGCAAGAAGGCACTCTTCACCGCCGTTGCACTTACCGTCCTCTCTCTATCCGCACTCGTACAATCTCTATGATATATTCTCTAAATCTTATCTTCAATTTCTCCGATCGCATTTTGTCTATTCACGGCAATAGTTCTCATACTATCTATGATTTCGGAATAGGCCTCATCGCTGCTTATATTCCCTTGGCGCGTTTCTTCTAACTGAAAATTGACTTCTTTTTGTGCCATCTTTGCACTTGAGTAGAATTGGGTGATCGCTGATGCTTCTTCTTCTGATAGGAGTCCTAATTCAACCGCATTTGCTTGATAAACAGTATCTTCTACAAAATTTATTCCTGGATAATCCAGCGGAGTAGCTTGTTCTACCCAGTTATCAATCACATCCATAGCCTCTAATTCTGATTTCAAGGAGGCCCGAAGCTTCTGCTTCTTACGACGCGTTTTATAGAATGAGATGAACCAATTTGATCCAAGCGAGAGTATTGCCCCGAGTACTACGAGTGAAAGGTCTCGAATGAATGCCATTGGGAAATCCATAACCCTACTTTTTGATTAGGTATCTTGATTGTACTGGAAGAGACGGAATGAGGCTTAGAAACACCCACAGAAAGAAAAGGAGAAGAAATATCCACCAGGTGAAATGACTTAGCAGAGACGGAAAAACACAGCTGGGAGTTCCTATGGAAAAGAAGTACGGAAGGATAAAGGTAGGGAACGAAAGTCTGGGAAGAACCCATTTGCAGACAGGATAGATTAAAAGACACGGGAATTCATAAAGAAGAGAACTTATCCCCCGTTCTTGAGACGATTTTGTCGGTTAATATCCTCAGGGAATCCTACCTTCCACGTGAAGGTGGTTTCAGCAGGTGTCAAATTCAAGCCAATATACGCTCCATTAATGAGGATCTCTTTCTGGATGGTGAGTGAACTATTCCCACTTCTCCTAAACCGATGAGGGTGCCGCACAACGATTTTCAGAGACGATCTCTTCTCTACTGTAGCTCACACCTGGGCGTTTGTCAATAGTCTCATCGTCTCGATGAGAGTTCCTCATTTGTTATAACATACCAAACGTATTTCGTCCACACTGTAGGATTCAGAAATGAGGCATGAACTACGATTTAAACAAGGAAAGGACGGAGACGGATAGACAAGGTAACGTCATCAGAATATTCTATGAAGGAGAACAGATATACCATGAATACTACCATTGCTTTAATTGTACCTGGACAGGGGAAATAGACCACTACAGTAGATTCTTGGAGAATTGTCCCCACTGTGCAGCTGGGAGACACCAAGGTGGGCTCCAAATAGAATATAGGTGGGATGGGATATACAAGGATGCTCGTGAGCAGGCACTAAGTAGAGATAATCCATAGCAGCACTTCTATTCTTGATCCGAGGATCAATTTCACGTGACCATTGCTTGCCACCCCCATCAAAATTAGCCATGAATTGGGTCCCCACCTTTGCTGGGCGGGGGTGGATAAGACCGCACGTCACTACACGAAATGACTGTAATATTTAATCTTCTAGTTATTAATCAATAGAGTATTAAATATCCCCATTACATGTCTTTGTAGTTGAGGTAATCAGGACAGTGGAGAGGTAGAACGATAAAAGGAGGATAGTTCCGTTATCCACTCAGTTGTCTATGGAGTTGTCTGAGCGCGCCACGGACATCGTCGCGGTCCATTCCCAGGTCTTCCGCTAATGATTGAAAATCATCACGAGTCTCTATACGGTCCTCAATGTCAGTGATTCCCTTATTACCTACATAGGCGATAGCCGCAACGATATGAGCGTCTTGGCCACCACCTTCTTGATTAGGACCGTAAGAGGTGAAGGCCCCTGAATTGATCGAGGTAACGAGATGCACCACTTGCTTCACTTCGATACCTGACAATCCAACCGTTGTGGCACATGCCTCTGCTCGACTCTTGAGGAATCGACGTTCACGATCGAGTTTCTGCACACCATTTTCCCGTCCCCGATGGGCATCTCGTCCATCGTTGTATTGGTCGAGTGAGTAGACATTGAAGTCCAGTTTGTCCCCATTGAATGTGGTCTCAGCCGCAGAATCTTCGTTGATTGTATCATGCTCGTTTTGGAGGGTTCCATTTCCACTCACGCTATTGTGGTCAAACTGCCGTCGCTCCGCCTCGATTTCAAATGACGTGTGCCAGAAGTTTCGCTGTTCGTGAATCAGACCACAGTCACTACAAAACAATTCCAAATCATTGCTCACAAGGGGACCGCCACACTCCTCACATTCCTTTCTCTGGTTGGTGGATTTCCTTTTATCGACATGGACCACTGCATCGAGTTCATAGGGAATCCATCGGTACGGGGTACTGCCGCTGATCGTCGGAGTCGGTACATCGGCTGTTGTCTCTTCGAAGTTGCTGGAATTGCTGACGGACATGTATTGGCGCTCGTTCCATCGAACAGCCCGTTCAGCCCATCCGTCCGCCTTCAGAATGAGACGCAAAGTAGTGTATTTGCGTCCCGATCCGTCGCAGGGGCAAAAAGGCCATTCAGAGCGACGGGGCGTGTGGGGCAGGGATGTTCGCACTAATAACTACGTTCTGAGAAATAATAAAATCACCGATAATAAAGGACTCTGTCATTCAAACTGTCAGCCTGTGCTCACCCATTTAGGCCTTCAGAGGTGTACAAAAGGGAGATTCCATTGAAGTATACTCCTAACACAGCGTAATATCTGCAGAACAATAAGAGGAGTCAGGGATTGAAATGGTAGGCAGAAACACTGTATCTTGAAGATGTAACCAGTCAAATACCTGTGCAGAGGAAATTTTTTCCTCTATAGCCTGGCCTATCTCCTGATACGGCCATGCCTTGCGCGCGTGCGACCTTTTACGATTGCACGTTAATATTGCTGTAGTACCACCCTGAACCTTCCTGCCCAATCCCGTGGAAAATCCTTCTGAGAGGAATTTCGGCATCACCATTTCGGAGAATAGGGTCGTCCCAATATTCGAGACCATTGACCACAAACTGAACACGAGGATTTTCGGTTAAGAGAAAGTTGACATGGTCGCGGAGAATTTCATGAATGTAATCGCACGCAGTAAGTGAGTCGTCTACACCTCGTAGGAAGTCATCGAAACCATAGACGGTGACATCATAGGGGAGACTCTCCATCCGCTCAACGTGACGGAGGAACTCCACAATGCTCATCTCGTCGTCAAATGTCCCGTGCCGCTCAATGGCATCCTCCGAATGTACATGAAAGCCGATGTCCAAACTCATTTACTCACCTCCAACTGGTGTCGCTTACAATATAAACGTCAGTATAGCTGGAGGTTCTATGTCCCATCGCTATGAGAAGTCATCCAGATCAAGTTGAGTGTCCGTTCGCTTCTCAACATACTCCGCGATATCTGTGTACTCATCGTCATTCTCAATTTCAGCCAAGCGTCGAAGTGCAGCAATTGAACCCTCGTCGACCCACTTTCCGAACTTCTGTGATAACTGGTCAGTCTCGTAGAGATAGCGCATGTAATGTGCCTTGTCTACCGCCAGAGCGTCCCGTTTCGATTCGACATCGTCGGCACGGTCCAACGGCCCACATACGTTCAGCTGGTCTCCCTCCTGCTCCAGTAGACCCTCGTGGACGAGTTCGGAGACGTCAACCCCTCGCTGGCGGAGATCCTTGTTGAGTGCGTTGTAGGATATGGAACTGCCACGCCCGAGCACGTAGGTGAGATAGACGGCACTGAGGGTGTCCATCTCGTCGCTCATTGTCTGGACCCGCTCTTCCATCAACTGCTCGTCGACGATATCGCGGATCGTCTCGACGGCGTCATTGACGGACATCTGCTCGCCTTCGTGGGTGACGTTCGGGAAGTGGCGCGAGTACACTTCAAGGCACTTGCCCATCGTCACCGCGAAGACATCTCCCTGCGTGAGCCGCGATCCGCTCTCTTCGAGACGGTTGATTTCCTCCTCAGCGCGGAAGTAAATCTCATCCTCCAGTGAGCGCCAGCTCACCTCTTCAGGTTCCTCTTCTCGTTTCCGACAGACAACAATCATGTCGTACTCGATGTTTGCCTTCTCGTGGATATGCGTGGAGCCGCGCATCTCCCCACGGATGGGATACAGGGACGTGACGTAGAACCCTGCATCAAGTACGGAACGGAGAACAGAACTCCACCCTTCCGTCTCCTTATGGTGGAAGGTGAAGGCCATGATACCGTCGTCGCGGAGCTTGTCGTGGGACTCCGCAAAGACGTTCGTCAGCACGTCGATGAAGTGATTTTCGTCGCGGAAGGTCTCAACGTTGTCCTCACTCTTCCGATCCACTACTGCTTCGCTGGCCTTCGGAGTGAGTTCGGCGTTGAAGTGCTCATACTCGTCTCCGAGTACCTGCTTGAGCCAGACGTAGTAGAAGTCCGCCACCTCGGCATACATCACGTTGTCGAAATATGGGGGGTCGGTGACGACCGCGTCCACACTATTCTCTTCGAGAGGTAGGTATTCCGATGTCCCACATCGGAGATGAACGTTGTAGGAGGCGTCGTCGATTCCTTCGACTGGCTCACCAATCTTTTCAGGGTCGTCTGTAACAAAGCCTTCCACCTTTCCAATACCGTCTCGCTGCTTCGTTTCGCCGTCTTCAACGTACTTCTCATATGGATTCAGGCAGAACTCTTTGCCTGCTCGCATTTTGTCAAACTCACCAGAGAAGGTCCCTCGTCCATATTCTGTACCCCAGATGTTGTTTTCGATAGGCGCGTGACGGGCCGTAATCGTATGGCGTTTGTAGATACCCTCCAGCTTGTTTGCAGAACGATTATACTCGCAAAGCATGTTGTTGAACTCTGTTGCGCTTGAGAAAGCCAGCAGCAGAAACTCCTTCACATTCTGATTCTCGATATCGTCAATCTCGTTTAGGAGCTTAGAGAGGCAGAGTAGTTGCCGTGAGTTGAACATCTGGTCATACCGCTCATATCCGTGGTTGCGGACGAAGTCAGAAGTACCGATGTACCGCTCAGTAGTCGGAATGGGAAGCTCGTCGCGTTTTTCTTCAAGTTCTGCTTCTGCTTCCTCGAACAGTTGGCGATCGAAATCCTTAGCAGATTTGTAACCTTTCTCGTCGGTCTCAGGACAGTAGTATTCGATAGCGTGGAGGGATTCGTCTGGTTTCCCAAACCGCTCTACACTCTCGATAATCGACATCTCAGGGTGCTCATCGCAGTGGGGACAGGTATAGTTCTTTCGTGAGACGTGTCCCGCGTCCTTAGGAACAAACGTATGGTCACATTCCGTATCCTCGCTATCTTCTCCATTGCACTCAGAGCACTCGGACGAACAGCGTGGACATTCTGTTTTTGTTCGATAATCGTCAGTCTGAAAAACGTGCCAACAGTCGGGACAAACGACGTTATAGTGGTCGTCTTTCGATGAACGCGCATTCGCAAGTCGGTAGTCTTTGAACAGAGGGACTTTCTCACCACAGTTCCGACAGGGAAGTTCCTTCACCCAGAAAGAGTACATTACGTCAGCGAGTGGCTTTCCTTCTTCCTGTGCCGCACTGCCTGTGTGTTCATTGCAGTGCGGGCACTCTGTCTTGTAGTAATCAAGAATCCCTTTCTCCTCATCTTCATGTTCCCTACCGACACTCTCGTAGATAGACTTGTAAGCAGCATCCAGTTTGTCGAGATCGACAGGTTCGACTTCTTTCTTGACAATAAACCACGCCACAGGGCTTAGCTCGCTTCCGATAGCGTTACACCCCATGCGGAGCGCCTCGACGATACTGGTCCCGCCACCCATGAACGGATCGAGGACCGTCTTCCCATCGAAGTCCACGTCTTCGAGGTAGTATTCCCAAAGTGCGTCGGGATTCTCCCAGTCTACCTCGGGAAGTCCGCTTTCGTCTTCGAGTGTGGACTGGCGGTCACTGTCGACGGACATCTCCTCGTCCGCGAGGGCGTAGAGGAGCATCGTGCGGAAGACTGATCCCAATCGCCGCGCCCACCACTTGTGCATGGTGTAGACGGGACGATAGTAGCGTTTGGCGTGAGCTTCCTTCTCCGCGATCTCATTCACCTGGTCGATGGGAAACGAAATCTCGATAGGTCGACGGCGGGGTTTCTGATCTTGTTCCTGACTCATGTCTACAACCTCACCTCGATACGCGGCGTGATGCACTCCAGCAGACTGAGACCACCGTGCTGGAAGGTACTATACTTGCCTCGTGCGGGCCACGTGTATTTACCGATAGGCATGTAGTAGCCGTCCGCCTCAACGACGAGACCCTCATCGACAAGATGACTCGCGTTGACGTCACCGACGCTCTCGAAGCGCCCGCTGAAAGTCTCCTGTAGGGCCGACTTCTGTCTGTCGCTGATCTGGAAGGTGTGACCAGCGTCGAGTCGCGCATACCCATGGTCCGACCCGATCACTACACGGTCGGTATCGAGTTGATCGAGAACTGCCCGTAGTGCCGTCTCGGTCTTCTCGTACATCTCCTTGATGGAGGAGAGCTTCGTCTTCCCCTCCTGAATATTTTCGAGCAGGGCATCGGGATAGCGACACCAGATGATTTCCTCGTCACCGTCGAGTGATGGCTCCTGGCTCTTGACGCTCGCCGTCTTGTGCTCTTTCTTGAGGTCGGAGTAGCCGACGCGGTCACGGTAGAACTTCGTCTCTGACGGTACCGAGGAGAACGAGTATCCTGTCTCAGGTTCGTGCCCTCGCTCTTCGAGCATGTCGACAAACATTGCTGCCTCGCGGACACTCATGGCGTCCATCACCACGAACGTGCCACCGTCAGGGACGTCAAGAGACGCTTCGTTGACGCACTTGTCGGGAAGCACGTCGTCGAAGAACTCCCGATAGACATCCAGCAGCAACCGCTCATAGCTCACTGCGTCGGTCTCTTTGTCGTAGTGGTCGCTGACGTCATCACCAGCGGGATACCAGATCTCCCAAAGGGCGTTCCAGACTGGCGAGACGGGATCGTCGTTCTCGATCAACTGAGCGAGATCCTCAGTTTTCAGTCTCACGCTCGACCACCACCGTTGCGTCAATGTGATTGCCGCTTGGGAGCTGTTCAAGGAACTCGATCAGTTCGTCTTTCGAAAGTTCGTCAACATCGTAATTCAGGTCGACACTGAGCGTCGTGTCACTATCGCTGTTTATCCGTGCTTCGGCTTGGCTCCTGAGTACGCGGGCACTGTTGCCTTCCAACTCAATGGCTTCCTTCGTCGTAGAGACGGGCGAGGAACCGCCTCCCCCGCTGCTGCCGACATCGCTACCACCTCCTGTCGTGATTGGTTTGTTAGGACCATCGCCGCCGTCTCCGCCGCTATCACCGACGTCGTCGCCACCATCACTGCCACCTGTCGGTTCTGGTGGTTCCTCTTCCTCGAAAATCGAGTCGTCGAGATTGTCGGGGTGATGAATTGTCAGATCGTCGTCGAGATTGGGGCGACGGTCGTCTTTATGCGGGACGTAGAAGTTCGCTCGGTCGCCTTCGAGTACGATATTCTCGTCGCGGTACAACTGGCTGACCGCAGAGTAGAACACCTCGTCGGAGAGGAGTACGGGCATTCGACGGAACTGCCTGAAGTCATTGAGCATCGACGCGATAGCGATACCGTTCTCGGCGTCCGCAACCTCCTCTCGGATCTTCTCACTGACGTAGGTCTTGTCCCGACCGACTTTGTCCTTCACGTCGTCGACGTCCGCCGCCACGTCGATTCGCCGCATCCGCACGCCGTCGCCGTTCGGGTCTTCACTCCACTTGACCCACTTCCCGAAGCGGTCTTCGAGTTCATTCCGCAATTCCCGACGTTCGTCGCGGATGATCGATGCGAGTTCCCCACCGTCATCGACGTTCCCACGGAGGTTTTCAGCCCCGAGTACGCGGGCGGCCTTGCTGATGATCTCCTCGTCGTCGCGGATCTCCTTCTTTGGCGTGACGAACAGTACCGTGTTCTGGTAAGTGCGTCCCTCGAAGAAGTCGTTAAGCTTCGTTCGGAGTGTCCCGTTCGAGAGATAGTCGAGTATTACGACCGTGGTCAGTTCCTTGGTGTCGGGGACATCTTCGTCGGGATACACGTAGACGTTGTCTCCCCATACCTCGTTTCGAACAACGTCGACGAGCGTATCCTCAATGCTATCACGATCGTCTTTGAGTGCACGCTCCTGTTCCCGAGTAACGAGTGCGGTGAGCTTCGGATCTTCCGTCAGGTAATAGTTCTCTTTCTGTGAGTCGCGGTCGAGATAGTGAGCAACCCCGTAGAGACTCTCAAGCGACATGTGGAGTTTGTCGATGGTCGCCTTATTGGGCTTGAACGTCCCGAGTAAGCACTCGGTCACAGACGCCCGCTGTTCCCGTTCCTCGATGGTGTAGAGGAAAATTGTCCGTAGAAGGTCGTCCCCGAAGTCAATGTCCTCGACGGCGTCCTTGTCGGAGACATAGCGGTTGAATAATGTTTGGTTGATGCCACGGAAGGCACTCGGTTCAATGTCGCACGTGACGATGAGATCGGTCTCTTCGTACTTACGGCGGACTGTGTCAGCAAGAACGTTCATCGCACCACGAACGCTCTGGCGCTCTCGTCCAGCTTCATAGATATCGTCAAGAAGATCGAGAAGTTCTGGATGGAAGGGATATGTCTCGACCATCCGATTCTCGTATCGCTTTGGTTCGTCGATATTGACAGGGTAACTATAGTGGTCAATGTACTTGCTGACAACATTTCGCACTTCTCGCTTATCGACATTATCCTGCCGAGTCTCGAATAGCCGATGGAGGATGATTTTCTCACGGTCCCCCGTATCGTTCATATCCACTGAATATGGGTTGGTTCGATCGAGAATGCGCTTGATGTCTTGGCTCTTGTCTAATAGCGTGACGAAAGCGAAGAGATCCTCTTGAGGATCATTAGCCACTTCGAAGAGGTTCTGGAGGAAGAACTCGTTACGTTCGAGTAGATCTTCGTTCTCATTCTCGTCGAAAGACTCCCACCACGTTTCTATCTCGTCAAAAAAGATAGCGATGGGATCTTCAGCAGTAAGTTTTTCAATATGCTCTGTTGTGGGATACCGCTTGATATCGTTGAGTAAGTCTTCCCGACCCAGGTTCCTGAATATCGGCTCCCAGATAAGATCGGCGTCAGTTTCGCTGGTGGAAAGAATAGATGCCTTCGCACGATCAGGTAGGTTGAGAGAGATATCCCACTCGTCTATCCACTCCTGTGCAGCTGTGGGATTGTTGAACATATGATACAAAACGAGCAACCCGTGGGACTTCCCAGCGCCGTAGGGGCCAGATAGGGTGATACCCCCTTGACTATCCCGTCCACACAATTTGTTATCAACGTGATCAAAGGCCGTCTGGAGGGCATTCGAAGGATAGGTCATAGAGAGAAGTCGGTCAACATCATTCTCCAGGCGATCCTCCGCCTCACCGACTTTGTGTGCCTGTAAGACGCCTTGGAACTGCCCCTCCACCACCTCATCACGAGGGGCAAGGAAATCAGCGATACTCATTATCGCCTTCTACTGTATGGTACTCCCTCTTTGATGTTTCCCATCAAGGAAGTATCAGGCACCTATCTATCTCACTATCTCTGTACCACCTGTATCAGATTCATCCTACCCCCTCTTTCTCTATTCTTCAGTTCCGTTATTCCTTTCTACCTATATTCCCCATCTCACTATTTCCTCCATCTATCTTCTAAGTTCTATGTTCATTCTGTGTTGCTTCCCCCCTGCCTCCCTTCTCACTTTGAAAGACACATAATGGGGGCTTATAAAAGGAGTTCTAACTTAGCAATCAGGACAGTACGTCTCAAAATCATCCTTGGTAAGTGGATTACCACATTCCTCACACAAACCAGACCGCTTCGGGGGGATTGATGTTTCCGTTACTCGGGTTTTCACTTTCACTCTGGATTGGTGACATTTATACATCTGTCTGCTTTCTTTAGAAACATGTCCGTGAAAAATCTCATACAAGAGTTCATGGAACTACCAGTCTCACTTCAGTTGACAATTGGTGCCCTCGGCCTAGCCGCAGTCCAGCAATCCAGACAGGGACATATTGGACGAGTAGGGATTGCTAGTGCTGGAGCAATAGTTATTGGAGCTGCGTATCCAATTTGGGGACAGCTCCCTGAGATGTGGAGAATGTATTCAATTGTTGCTGTTCCATTTACAGCCATCGCAGCCCTATCGTATCTTAGCAGAACTTCTCTACCTACTGAATTCTACAAGCTCGCTCTACTGCTATACGGTGCAATTCCTGTAATATTGGCGCTTGTGTACGGTTTCCCCCTGTAATATAGAGAGTTTGTAAGCCGCTGAGCACTGTTCTGAGGTGAATTTATCATAGAGGATTATAACTACTTGGTCATCTCTCAAACCGACTGTGAGTAATATTAGATGGGATAGAGATACGTGTGGGTTATCCACTGCGTTGTTCTACTCTCCACGCTCCTGACGCATCTGTTGCACAGGTTACTTGCGGCGATATTCTCCGCTTGAGCGAACGAGTCTGCACGGAAACCCGTTCGGTCAGTAATTACTTGTACTGTGTTCAGTATAATGGGATAATAATTAACACGGTTTGGGTTGTTCATGGTGAGATATGAGTACAAATCCCGTACATGATCCAGATACTGGAGAGATTAATTATCTTACCGATGTGTGGGATGAAATGCAGGATATTCCTCCTGAATATACTCTAATCCCAGTGCCGAAAAAGTCGAATGTAGATCCAGGAGACCCATACGAAATTGACATCTATATCGTTGGACATGGTCACTTTTCTAACTCAAAACTCCAAGTTCATTATCCATTTCCAGACTTGATTACAGAAAATGAGGAAAAAGGAGAATTGGGCCACAGTATACAAACGATCGAGGCTTCTGCATATCACACGCTACAAAGTAGAAATACTCCCCCCGAGAATCATGATATAGGAGCCTGGGGAGCAACGGCTATCTTTGAACCCGAGATGATTTCACCATTACGAACTACGGATTATTCATACCCTCAACTTTCAAGTGAGGTCACCTTTGCTGGATGCCCGTTTCTTCAACTTAAATTATATACTTCAGAAGACGCGGATGCAGGAGACTATCCAATTCACTATACGTTCACGTATGGTGATAATGAAAACGTTTTACAGGATCACAAGAAAACTATGCTTCACATTAATAATGCCCGTGAACGTCGGGAGCCTTGGGTAAGCAGAGCAGGAATAATTATTGTACTAGTTGCCACTCTCAGTCTCCTTATTCAGGCATGGAATACAATTGGTTTTTAAGTGTATCTATACTGATTCTGATCCTCATTCCCCGACCCCATCAAGATTAGAAAGTGGGCGAGCCCCATACGTAGGCAGGCCAGGGGTGGATTTGCCCCCACGACGTGAATGGAACATATCGAAGGGTAATC containing:
- a CDS encoding DUF499 domain-containing protein; this translates as MSIADFLAPRDEVVEGQFQGVLQAHKVGEAEDRLENDVDRLLSMTYPSNALQTAFDHVDNKLCGRDSQGGITLSGPYGAGKSHGLLVLYHMFNNPTAAQEWIDEWDISLNLPDRAKASILSTSETDADLIWEPIFRNLGREDLLNDIKRYPTTEHIEKLTAEDPIAIFFDEIETWWESFDENENEDLLERNEFFLQNLFEVANDPQEDLFAFVTLLDKSQDIKRILDRTNPYSVDMNDTGDREKIILHRLFETRQDNVDKREVRNVVSKYIDHYSYPVNIDEPKRYENRMVETYPFHPELLDLLDDIYEAGRERQSVRGAMNVLADTVRRKYEETDLIVTCDIEPSAFRGINQTLFNRYVSDKDAVEDIDFGDDLLRTIFLYTIEEREQRASVTECLLGTFKPNKATIDKLHMSLESLYGVAHYLDRDSQKENYYLTEDPKLTALVTREQERALKDDRDSIEDTLVDVVRNEVWGDNVYVYPDEDVPDTKELTTVVILDYLSNGTLRTKLNDFFEGRTYQNTVLFVTPKKEIRDDEEIISKAARVLGAENLRGNVDDGGELASIIRDERRELRNELEDRFGKWVKWSEDPNGDGVRMRRIDVAADVDDVKDKVGRDKTYVSEKIREEVADAENGIAIASMLNDFRQFRRMPVLLSDEVFYSAVSQLYRDENIVLEGDRANFYVPHKDDRRPNLDDDLTIHHPDNLDDSIFEEEEPPEPTGGSDGGDDVGDSGGDGGDGPNKPITTGGGSDVGSSGGGGSSPVSTTKEAIELEGNSARVLRSQAEARINSDSDTTLSVDLNYDVDELSKDELIEFLEQLPSGNHIDATVVVERETEN
- a CDS encoding DUF1156 domain-containing protein, with the translated sequence MSQEQDQKPRRRPIEISFPIDQVNEIAEKEAHAKRYYRPVYTMHKWWARRLGSVFRTMLLYALADEEMSVDSDRQSTLEDESGLPEVDWENPDALWEYYLEDVDFDGKTVLDPFMGGGTSIVEALRMGCNAIGSELSPVAWFIVKKEVEPVDLDKLDAAYKSIYESVGREHEDEEKGILDYYKTECPHCNEHTGSAAQEEGKPLADVMYSFWVKELPCRNCGEKVPLFKDYRLANARSSKDDHYNVVCPDCWHVFQTDDYRTKTECPRCSSECSECNGEDSEDTECDHTFVPKDAGHVSRKNYTCPHCDEHPEMSIIESVERFGKPDESLHAIEYYCPETDEKGYKSAKDFDRQLFEEAEAELEEKRDELPIPTTERYIGTSDFVRNHGYERYDQMFNSRQLLCLSKLLNEIDDIENQNVKEFLLLAFSSATEFNNMLCEYNRSANKLEGIYKRHTITARHAPIENNIWGTEYGRGTFSGEFDKMRAGKEFCLNPYEKYVEDGETKQRDGIGKVEGFVTDDPEKIGEPVEGIDDASYNVHLRCGTSEYLPLEENSVDAVVTDPPYFDNVMYAEVADFYYVWLKQVLGDEYEHFNAELTPKASEAVVDRKSEDNVETFRDENHFIDVLTNVFAESHDKLRDDGIMAFTFHHKETEGWSSVLRSVLDAGFYVTSLYPIRGEMRGSTHIHEKANIEYDMIVVCRKREEEPEEVSWRSLEDEIYFRAEEEINRLEESGSRLTQGDVFAVTMGKCLEVYSRHFPNVTHEGEQMSVNDAVETIRDIVDEQLMEERVQTMSDEMDTLSAVYLTYVLGRGSSISYNALNKDLRQRGVDVSELVHEGLLEQEGDQLNVCGPLDRADDVESKRDALAVDKAHYMRYLYETDQLSQKFGKWVDEGSIAALRRLAEIENDDEYTDIAEYVEKRTDTQLDLDDFS
- a CDS encoding alkaline phosphatase, with translation MRLKTEDLAQLIENDDPVSPVWNALWEIWYPAGDDVSDHYDKETDAVSYERLLLDVYREFFDDVLPDKCVNEASLDVPDGGTFVVMDAMSVREAAMFVDMLEERGHEPETGYSFSSVPSETKFYRDRVGYSDLKKEHKTASVKSQEPSLDGDEEIIWCRYPDALLENIQEGKTKLSSIKEMYEKTETALRAVLDQLDTDRVVIGSDHGYARLDAGHTFQISDRQKSALQETFSGRFESVGDVNASHLVDEGLVVEADGYYMPIGKYTWPARGKYSTFQHGGLSLLECITPRIEVRL